In Mus caroli chromosome 16, CAROLI_EIJ_v1.1, whole genome shotgun sequence, the sequence TAGGTAGTTAACAGCTGATTTCAGAGAGACGTGGTCCACATGTTGGAACACAGAATGAAGGTTGGTTGCTATTGAAAAGCATGTAGGTTGGGTAGCAGAGTGTGGATGTACAAGTCAGAGGAGGGAAAACAGGGACTTCATAATTCAGGGATCTGAAGCCACTGAATCCACAGATCCCTGGGAAAAAGCTTCTAGATCCATAGCCTAGGGGATGATAGCTGCTGGACCCAAAGCCCAGAGAGCCAGCATATGTCCCCTGGCAGGGACTGCAGGGTGTGGAGCTCCTAAAGTAATAGCAGGGCATCTGGCAGCTGGTGGGCTCAATGCAGGTCTCCTGGCAGCCACCATGCAGAGAAGAGTCCAGCTGGCAGGTGCTGGGAGAATCATCTGGTAGTGGTGTAGAccaggcagctggagcaggaagagCCACAGCAGGTTCCCGAGGTGGGCAGCAGCACCTAAGGGAGGGAGAAACATTTTTAGAGCAACAGTTGCCGGTCATATTGAGAGGAGATGTGCGCTCAGCGGGATGTAACTGGGAAGATTCTCAGTTTGAATGTCGTCTGTGGAGAACTGAGTTTATATACTCTCAGCAGCAGGTGTGGTGCCTAACAGGGCCACCATTGTCCTATTTATGGTCTGTACTTTACACATGTGCAACGCACAAATTTATCTGTGG encodes:
- the LOC110311797 gene encoding keratin-associated protein 13-1-like: MTGNCCSKNVSPSLRCCCPPREPAVALPAPAAWSTPLPDDSPSTCQLDSSLHGGCQETCIEPTSCQMPCYYFRSSTPCSPCQGTYAGSLGFGSSSYHPLGYGSRSFFPGICGFSGFRSLNYEVPVFPPLTCTSTLCYPTYMLFNSNQPSFCVPTCGPRLSEISC